One part of the Vicia villosa cultivar HV-30 ecotype Madison, WI linkage group LG6, Vvil1.0, whole genome shotgun sequence genome encodes these proteins:
- the LOC131609092 gene encoding uncharacterized membrane protein At3g27390-like — MEPPSGFYASLWSFIRFLPFFIGLLVLGSIKGVILFPLTCIIMTIGNSAIILGLWPAHVIWSYYCVLRARQLGPLLKLVICICVLPVLLISWPVLGIIGSIIGGAAYGFLQPIFATIQAVEEGKDDKLLHCFIDGTLSTIERSCMVVRDLRDVCFLSYFSVMDDLRQNGPPNSKYYEIRLLYLPGAFLAAVIGLLIDVPVISFVAICKGPYMLFKGWHRLFHDLIGREGPFLETICVPFAGLAILLWPLAVAGAVLASILASYFLGAYAGVVTYQESSFRFGLRYVIAALSLYDEYSNDILDMPERTWFPRPQYRKNDDSSLRTNGSVSVSRPNSFKKAPSRSSSIKNNIAELKSLELLDGLFKECCIVGEKLISEGLITRKDIEEAKSGKGSNVITIGLPAYCLLQGLLRSAKVNSMGILINDDTELTLTNRPREKFFEWFLNPLLIIKEQIKADNLSVSEEDYLCKLVLLNDDAERLKNSGIGPAPESEVKRAELHAFARRLQGITKSMSRFPTFKRRFDDLVKTLSDDHAQKHGPPSTPTMNRSKSAFGRLISFKSVRGARTYGSGQGSEHIVRDEENS; from the exons ATGGAACCCCCTTCTGGATTTTATGCTTCATTGTGGAGTTTCATCCGCTTTCTTCCTTTCTTCATTGGTCTTCTGGTTCTGGGAAGCATCAAAG GTGTCATTCTCTTCCCATTGACATGCATAATAATGACAATTGGGAACTCTGCTATCATACTTGGACTTTGGCCAGCACATGTCATTTGGAGTTATTACTGTGTTCTGAG AGCTAGACAATTAGGACCTCTTCTGAAGCTTGTTATCTGCATATGTGTACTACCAGTGCTGTTGATTTCATGGCCAGTGCTTGGTATTATTGGAAGTATTATAGGTGGAGCAGCCTATGGATTTCTTCAACCAATATTTGCTACTATTCAAGCTGTCGAGGAGGGAAAAGATGACAAACTTCTACACTGTTTTATT GATGGTACTTTGAGTACTATAGAAAGGAGCTGCATGGTTGTTCGGGACTTAAGAGATGTTTGCTTCCTTTCTTACTTCTCGGTTATGGATGACCTGCGACAAAACGGACCTCCTAATAGTAAATATTATGAAATCAG GCTGCTGTATCTTCCTGGTGCTTTTCTAGCTGCGGTTATTGGATTATTAATTGATGTGCCAGTTATATCATTTGTTGCCATATGCAAAGGCCCGTACATGCTTTTCAAAGGGTGGCACCGATTGTTTCATGACCTTATTGGGCGTGAAGGTCCTTTCTTGGAGACAATATGTGTTCCTTTTGCAGGTCTTGCTATCCTTCTGTGGCCATTGGCTGTTGCTGGGGCAGTTTTGGCATCAATTTTAGCAAGTTATTTTCTTGGTGCGTATGCCGGGGTTGTTACTTATCAG GAATCTTCTTTCAGGTTTGGCCTTCGGTATGTTATTGCAGCTTTGTCCCTTTATGATGAATACAGCAATGATATTCTTGACATGCCAGAAAGAACCTGGTTCCCTAG ACCTCAGTACCGGAAAAATGATGATTCGTCTCTAAGAACTAACGGCTCAGTTTCCGTTTCAAGACCTAACTCCTTTAAAAAGGCTCCCTCTCGCTCatcttcaataaaaaataatattgccGAGTTGAAATCACTTGAG TTGTTGGATGGATTATTCAAGGAATGTTGCATTGTAGGAGAAAAACTGATTTCTGAAGGTCTAATTACAAGAAAAGACATAGAAGAAGCAAAATCTGGTAAAGGGAGTAATGTTATTACAATTGGGTTGCCTGCATATTGTTTACTCCAGGGGCTTTTACGCTCCGCAAAAGTCAATTCCATGGGTATATTGATTA ATGATGATACTGAACTAACTCTGACAAACAGACCAAGGGAGAAGTTTTTTGAATGGTTCCTCAATCCCCTTTTGATCATTAAAGAACAAATTAAAGCTGACAATTTATCTGTCTCTGAAGAGGACTACCTCTGCAAATTAGTTCTCTTGAATGATGATGCGGAGAGATTAAAAAATTCAGGTATTGGCCCAGCTCCAGAATCAGAGGTCAAGCGCGCTGAACTTCATGCTTTTGCCAGAAG GCTGCAAGGAATCACCAAATCCATGTCACGGTTCCCAACCTTCAAGCGTCGTTTTGATGATCTTGTAAAGACATTATCGGATGATCATGCTCAGAAGCACGGACCTCCATCAACACCAACAATGAATAGATCAAAGAGCGCCTTTGGCCGGTTGATTAGTTTCAAATCCGTCAGGGGGGCAAGAACTTATGGATCTGGTCAAGGGTCAGAACATATTGTACGTGACGAAGAAAATTCTTGA
- the LOC131609093 gene encoding protein LOW PHOTOSYNTHETIC EFFICIENCY 1, chloroplastic-like, producing MIHTLSLKSSLPLTSSTVPDFNFNRRRKLNLGFLFQLGFPDFKYDAFFKPHKSHIRDLAPLLGWRMNEVNIETELDEEKNDSIDGINTLNSENSKNSSNSESYDELKSNGDDDVEEGEKEEYDGKIDVRELTISLQSAKTVEDVEEVLKDKGDLPLQVYSTVIRWFGKEKRAKSAMVLFDWMKKRKIETNGSFSPNLFIYNSLLGVVKQCEKFAETEGILNEMARDGVGYDVVTYNVLMAIYIEKGEGEKALDMLEEIRRNGLTPSPASYSQAVQAYRKMEDGNGALSFFVEFREKYRLGEIGRDGDGEDWEKEFKKLERFTVRACYQIMRCWLVSSENKSSCVLRFLVSMDNAGISLTRAELERLVWACTREDHCIVVKELYIRIRERYDKISLSVCNHTIWLMGKTKKWWAALEVYEDLLDKGPKPNNLSYELIMSHFRVLLSAARRRGFWKWGVKLLNKMEEKGLKPGSNEWNAVLIACSKASETSAAVQIFKRMVENGQKPTKISYGALLSALEKGKLYDEAFRVWDHMLKVGIEPNVYVYTIMASIYTAQGNFSRVDAIIQEMATLGIEVTVVTYNAIISSSARNGMSSAAYEWFHRMKVQNITPDEVTYEMLIEALANDGKPRLAYELYLRAQNEGLGLSLKAYDAVLQSAKAHGATIDVGFLGPRPADKKNRVKV from the coding sequence ATGATTCACACCTTATCCCTTAAATCTTCTCTTCCTTTGACTTCTTCTACTGTCCCTGACTTCAATTTCAATAGGAGAAGGAAACTGAATCTAGGTTTTCTTTTTCAATTAGGTTTTCCTGATTTTAAATATGATGCATTTTTTAAACCTCACAAGAGTCATATTAGAGATTTGGCTCCACTTTTAGGATGGAGAATGAATGAAGTGAATATTGAAACTGAACTGGATGAGGAGAAGAATGATTCTATTGATGGCATAAACACTTTGAATTCGGAGAATTCGAAGAATTCTTCGAATTCGGAGAGTTATGATGAGCTAAAAtcgaatggtgatgatgatgttgaggaaggtgaaaaagaagagtATGATGGTAAGATTGATGTTAGAGAACTTACTATTAGTTTGCAGAGTGCTAAGACTGTGGAGGATGTTGAGGAGGTTCTTAAGGACAAGGGTGATTTGCCTCTTCAGGTGTATTCGACAGTGATTCGATGGTTTGGTAAAGAAAAGAGAGCGAAATCCGCGATGGTTCTTTTCGATTGGATGAAGAAAAGGAAGATAGAGACTAATGGCTCTTTTTCCCCTAAcctttttatttataattctcTATTAGGTGTAGTTAAGCAGTGTGAGAAATTCGCAGAAACGGAAGGTATCTTGAATGAAATGGCTCGAGATGGTGTTGGATATGATGTTGTGACATATAATGTTTTGATGGCAATTTATATTGAGAAAGGAGAAGGTGAAAAAGCTCTTGATATGCTTGAGGAAATTCGAAGAAATGGGCTTACCCCGTCTCCGGCGTCGTATTCTCAGGCTGTGCAGGCGTATCGGAAAATGGAAGATGGTAATGGAGCTCTGAGTTTCTTTGTTGAGTTTAGAGAAAAATATCGACTAGGTGAAATAGGAAGAGACGGCGATGGCGAAGATTGggagaaagaattcaaaaagctTGAGAGGTTTACGGTACGCGCTTGCTATCAGATAATGCGATGTTGGCTTGTTAGTTCTGAGAATAAGAGCAGTTGTGTGTTAAGGTTTCTTGTTAGTATGGATAATGCTGGGATTTCACTGACGCGTGCGGAACTTGAGCGACTCGTGTGGGCTTGTACGCGCGAAGATCACTGTATTGTTGTGAAAGAGCTGTACATTCGGATAAGAGAACGGTATGATAAGATCAGTTTGTCGGTCTGCAACCATACAATTTGGTTGATGGGGAAAACCAAGAAATGGTGGGCGGCTTTGGAGGTTTATGAAGATTTATTGGACAAAGGGCCAAAGCCGAATAACTTGTCATATGAACTCATAATGTCTCATTTCAGAGTTCTTCTTAGTGCAGCCCGGAGAAGGGGTTTTTGGAAATGGGGTGTCAAGTTGTTAAACAAGATGGAAGAAAAAGGCTTAAAACCTGGAAGTAATGAATGGAATGCAGTTCTTATCGCCTGTTCGAAGGCTTCAGAAACGTCAGCAGCTGTGCAAATATTTAAAAGAATGGTGGAAAATGGCCAAAAACCAACTAAAATTTCATACGGGGCTTTATTGAGTGCACTTGAAAAGGGAAAACTATACGACGAAGCCTTCCGCGTGTGGGACCATATGCTCAAGGTTGGTATCGAACCAAATGTGTATGTCTACACAATCATGGCTTCAATTTACACCGCACAAGGAAATTTTAGTAGAGTTGACGCCATAATTCAGGAGATGGCAACGTTAGGAATCGAAGTAACGGTAGTGACATACAATGCTATAATCAGCAGTTCTGCGCGGAATGGTATGAGTAGTGCAGCTTATGAATGGTTTCATCGAATGAAAGTTCAGAATATCACTCCCGATGAGGTAACTTATGAAATGCTGATTGAAGCCCTTGCAAACGATGGAAAGCCAAGGCTTGCATATGAGTTATATTTGAGAGCTCAGAATGAAGGTCTCGGTCTATCTTTAAAAGCTTATGATGCTGTGTTGCAATCCGCTAAAGCTCATGGTGCCACCATTGATGTAGGTTTTTTAGGACCTCGACCTGCAGATAAAAAGAATAGAGTGAAAGTTTGA